In Hemicordylus capensis ecotype Gifberg chromosome 13, rHemCap1.1.pri, whole genome shotgun sequence, a single window of DNA contains:
- the GTF3C1 gene encoding general transcription factor 3C polypeptide 1 isoform X2, which produces MEALWAALDEVALEGLDGVAPGALWERLASRIPPFPLPLEPAVRQLLWAALAGHAELRFYLLPEEPRPPLRLYDRYEEIDLETGILETKRDPVPLDDIYPVHMVLDDSNGVQGSCQYFKERLDITDQVRTKNLQPCFTYSEAYDKWGEKLVIVASQMLRHRTLVGWEGDPDLKLPDFSYCILERLGRARWQGELQRDLSVAFKVDAGKLHYHRRVLDRNGLISMQSHVIRLPTGAQQHSILLLLTRFHIDRRSKYDILMEKLSGILSTRPGQMDTLGHIREELGLCEKTFKRLYQYMLNAGLGKIVTVPLQDVHPDRGPFKTKKGTDIMVRCMKLVKEFRKKVDDYHDDDDEEMITKTVQPVDIVFEKDMLTQTYELIESWGTKGISQAELRAAMNVGKLEARMLCRLLERYKVVKGFMEDEGRQRTTKYMTCAYVEESDLNQQLRREKARSEQLALAGVAAAHEDSLPGEELSLLEEEILLSESENEEEEKEGVRPRKASPRLPQRDPCQSTPTKADRAPAARTPGWRLLESPEELADHLAGNDSTLEVVEEETGLSTCAHFTDATGNVALVEEVRLETPKKSSDEKRKEKCSRALVSERSHETYRLLKRRNLIIEAVRNLRLIESLFALQKMIMDQEKQEGVSTRCCKKSIVRIVQKLSQEGLLRLFRTTVIQDGISRKVEFVVDPSVNPSDPLVKSAIEQVRFRISNSSIRIKIPQTPKSQEHLDEGSHESGVGPALREMEGRSSPCKMEAAGRGREPGAKVRITKFNYHPITVPGLGRSLGFLPKMPRLKIAHHFLWYLAYGHPLNVLQEKASCSPDSSMPDLDAGCTTPGAPPGTAGEEEPNMARLGSPEGPVQDVETEPGEQTVYVNEASWMRHIPPLPIHRELGRGWALVSDILLCLPLSIFVQIVQVSYKVDNLEDYLNDPLKKHMLIRYLPRPIRQKLLYKRRYIFSVVENLQRLCYMGLVQFGPTEKFQEKDQVFVYVKKKAMIVDTTACEPHYNLAQGSRPFDRRLYALSTLQDVENFWFDLQCVCLNTPLGIVRHPRARRSGAKADEAGAALDETLEQESAVHKHNLERKCAMLEYTTGCWEVDNDGSIPGDGLGAGGLDSSFYGHLKRNWIWTSYIINKTRKETAISEARHAVRLQTMLRKHPLPLGTRGSNTTLWGDAPVALDPSVRKEDLEVEKEATLNRTERVKGGKSQKRRRLKKDTMKKTKKKRKKEVRPGEKSKRPRYHDEADQSALQRMTRLRVMWTVQEDSLLMLCRIASNVLNAKVKGPFVPWQVVRDIMHASFEESLDKTSHSVGRRARYIVKNPQTYLNYKVCLAEVYQDKALIDDFMSRKRNYQDPKVCAEEFKDFVERIKEKFSSTLGTPRPLIPDTLEELFLRFRVLAIGNETSQSKKEDVLNSIADIHFLVLQNLIQSTLALSDSQMKSCQSFQTFRLYREYQDDILVKAFLDCQRKSLVNRRRVNHCLGPKKYRALPFVPMSYQLSQSYYRLFTWRFPSTLCSESYQFLLKLKEAGKQDQATSFSFRDQDYSPASDMVTFPLDGPGGYCSAILALFSLGMVSVDVTIPEQIVVVDSTLVENEVTKSLGKEGLEEEEEDDDDLEDNGTDKRRIEVKARQASHTNYLLMRGYYAPGIVSTRNLSPTDNIVVNSCQVRVKLRETPTPEGLRTQEPLDLESLPVGASCLPSSFTRRLSVHEEDHHTGQLLLQSLERYCTSPGDAAAVLEIHSAIEAASHFGVDKVELARQFQNYEEPGAKYTQGLQRYLQDLLDLEQVLEVGGHSPRLVARRFANPWLLHSVCHREEVSGSMKDKGTAELEELEPKEPPTSPALAEEEPARKRQKREEGSPATNTVPQSLPVKGAGSQVLEAGGTGMKSCTKAGFHTKCCGGEREGKPCLLPVAQEGNAAQELGSTRECAADSVAEEEGSHTSGEEAAVLSCQEGLDSGAPVKEPCREDLLLEEGPGSNTECSTGKILQPDQDRASANICFVGRPWRIVDGSLNKPVCKGIMEGVLCHIMTKPGITEAALYHHYTGVLQPVALLEILQGLEALGCIKRYYLKKQSPTSLFSPPVLEEEISSPKLSDTPTVFYEPTLDCALKMSRVFPYELNWNKWVQMAPL; this is translated from the exons ATGGAGGCGCTGTGGGCTGCCTTGGACGAGGTGGCTCTAGAGGGCCTGGATGGTGTCGCGCCCGGAGCCCTTTGGGAGCGACTGGCCAGCCGCATCCCGCCCTTCCCGCTGCCTCTGGAGCCCGCCGTCCGGCAGCTCCTCTGGGCCGCCCTCGCCGGCCATGCCGAACTCCGCTTCTACCTGCTCCCGGAGGAGCCCCGGCCCCCGCTGCGCCTCTATGACCG GTATGAAGAAATTGATCTTGAAACAGGCATTCTGGAGACCAAGCGAGATCCTGTTCCTTTGGATGATATTTATCCTGTGCACATGGTTTTGGATGACAGCAATGGCGTTCAGGGTTCATGCCAATATTTTAAAGAGAGGTTGGATATTACTGATCAGGTCAGGACAAAAAATCTGCAGCCCTGTTTCACATATTCAGAGGCCTATGACAA gtggggagagaagctggTCATTGTGGCCTCCCAGATGCTTCGCCACAGAACTCTGGTCGGTTGGGAAGGGGATCCGGACTTAAAACTTCCTGACTTCTCCTACTGTATTTTGGAGCGGCTAGGGCGTGCTCGATGGCAGGGGGAGCTCCAGAGAGACCTCAGTGTGGCTTTTAA aGTGGATGCTGGGAAGCTTCACTATCACCGCCGGGTGCTGGACCGAAACGGGCTCATCTCCATGCAGTCCCATGTCATCAGGCTGCCCACGGGGGCCCAGCAACACTCCATCCTTCTGCTGCTGACCCGCTTCCATATTGACAG GAGGAGCAAATATGACATCCTGATGGAGAAGCTCTCTGGTATACTGAGCACTCGGCCGGGTCAGATGGACACGTTGGGCCACATACGGGAGGAACTG GGTCTCTGTGAGAAAACATTCAAGCGCCTCTATCAGTATATGCTGAATGCTGGCTTGGGCAAGATCGTCACTGTTCCACTACAGGACGTTCACCCCGACAGAGGCCCCTTCAAGACCAAGAAAG GAACCGACATCATGGTCCGCTGCATGAAGTTAGTGAAGGAATTCCGGAAGAAGGTGGACGATTACCATGATGACGACGACGAGGAGATGATCACCAAGACTGTGCAGCCGGTGGACATTGTCTTCGAGAAGGATATGCTGACGCAGACGTATGAGCTGA tTGAAAGCTGGGGGACCAAAGGCATCTCTCAGGCTGAACTCCGAGCGGCTATGAACGTGGGCAAGCTGGAAGCTCGGATGCTGTGTCGCCTCTTGGAGAGATACAAAGTGGTCAAG GGGTTCATGGAAGACGAAGGCAGACAGCGGACCACCAAGTATATGACGTGTGCGTACGTGGAAGAGAGTGACTTGAACCAGCAGCTTAGGAGGGAGAAGGCCCGGAGCGAGCAGCTGGCCTTGGCCGGTGTGGCTGCTGCCCACGAGGATTCATTGCCTGGGGAAGAGCTCTCTCTGCTGGAGGAAGAGATTCTGCTCTCCGAGTCGGAGaatgaggaagaggagaaagaaggtgTGCGGCCCAGGAAGGCCAGCCCCAGATTGCCACAGAGAGACCCGTGCCAGTCGACGCCCACGAAAG CCGACAGAGCGCCAGCCGCAAGAACCCCGGGGTGGAGGCTGCTTGAGTCCCCAGAAGAGCTTGCGGATCACTTGGCAGGCAACGACTCGACtttggaggtggtggaggaggagaccGGCCTCTCAACGTGCGCCCATTTTACAGATGCCACTGGCAATGTGGCTCTGGTGGAGGAAGTCAGGCTCGAAACGCCCAAA AAGAGCAGTGAtgaaaagaggaaggagaagtgcTCACGAGCCTTGGTGAGTGAGCGATCACACGAGACCTACCGCCTGCTGAAGCGCCGAAACCTCATCATAGAGGCTGTCCGGAACCTCCGCTTGATCGAAAGCTTGTTTGC GCTTCAGAAAATGATCATGGATCAGGAGAAGCAAGAAGGGGTCTCCACCAGATGCTGCAAGAAGTCCATCGTCCGTATAGTGCAGAAGCTCTCCCAGGAAGGGCTCCTTCGCCTCTTCCGCACCACCGTGATCCAGGACGGCATCAGCAGAAAG GTTGAGTTTGTCGTCGATCCATCTGTGAATCCCAGTGACCCACTGGTGAAGAGCGCCATTGAGCAAGTGCGCTTCCGCATCTCCAACTCCAGCATCAG GATTAAAATTCCGCAGACCCCCAAATCCCAGGAGCACCTGGATGAAGGGAGCCATGAGTCAGGTGTTGGGCCTGCCTTGAGGGAAATGGAAGGCCGCTCCTCTCCTTGCAAAATGGAGgcggctggcagggggagggagcccGGGGCGAAGGTGCGCATCACGAAATTCAACTACCACCCCATCACAG tgCCAGGTCTTGGGCGCTCCCTGGGCTTCCTTCCCAAAATGCCTCGCTTGAAGATCGCCCACCATTTCCTCTGGTACTTGGCCTATGGGCATCCACTCAATGTTCTGCAGGAGAAGGCCAGTTGCAGTCCCGACAGTAGCATGCCAGACCTTGACGCAGGCTGTACCACCCCTGGGGCCCCACCTGGCACAGCAGGAGAAGAGGAGCCTAACATGGCCCGCTTGGGGAGTCCTGAGGGCCCCGTACAGGACGTCGAAACGGAGCCTGGCGAGCAAACAG tgtACGTGAACGAAGCCTCGTGGATGCGccacatccctcccctccccatccacaGGGAGCTTGGCCGCGGCTGGGCCCTCGTGAGCGACATCCTCCTCTGCCTGCCCCTCTCCATCTTTGTCCAGATAGTGCAAGTCAGCTACAAG GTGGATAACCTGGAAGATTATTTAAATGATCCTCTAAAGAAACACATGCTGATCCGATACCTTCCAAGACCAATTCGACAGAAGCTCCTTTATAAGAG GAGGTACATCTTCTCCGTGGTGGAAAATCTGCAGCGGTTGTGTTACATGGGGCTGGTGCAGTTTGGCCCCACAGAGAAATTCCAGGAGAAAGATCAG GTGTTTGTCTATGTGAAGAAAAAGGCGATGATTGTGGACACCACAGCGTGTGAGCCCCACTACAATCTGGCCCAGGGCAGCCGCCCCTTTGACAGGCGCCTGTATGCTCTGAGCACCCTGCAAGACGTGGAGAATTTCTGGTTTGATCTGCAGTGTGTCTGCCTCAACACCCCCCTCG GAATTGTGCGCCATCCCCGTGCCAGGCGGAGTGGAGCTAAAGCTGATGAGGCTGGCGCTGCCTTGGATGAAACGCTGGAGCAAGAATCGGCAGTGCACAAGCACAACCTGGAGCGCAAGTGCGCCATGCTGGAGTACACGAC AGGCTGCTGGGAGGTGGACAATGATGGTTCGATTCCTGGGGACGGTCTGGGTGCAGGAGGTCTGGATTCCAGCTTCTATGGCCATTTAAAACGCAACTGGATTTGGACAAGCTATATTATTAATAAGACAAGGAAG GAGACCGCCATTTCCGAGGCTCGGCACGCTGTCAGGCTACAGACCATGCTGAGGAAGCACCCTCTGCCGCTTGGCACTAGAG GCAGCAACACCACGCTTTGGGGAGATGCACCGGTGGCGCTCGACCCTTCTGTCCGGAAGGAGGACTTGGAGGTTGAAAAAGAAGCCACACTGAACAGAACCGAGAGAGTGAAGGGTGGGAAGAGCCAGAAGAGGCGGCGGCTGAAGAAGGACACCATGAAGAagacaaagaaaaaaagaaagaagg AGGTGAGGCCTGGAGAAAAGAGCAAAAGGCCACGCTACCACGACGAAGCAGACCAGAGTGCCCTGCAGAGAATGACCCGCCTACGGGTCATGTGGACCGTCCAGGAGGACAGCCTGCTGATGCTGTGCCGGATTGCTAGCAACGTCCTCAACGCCAAG GTGAAGGGGCCATTTGTCCCATGGCAGGTGGTCAGAGATATCATGCATGCCAGCTTTGAGGAGTCGTTGGACAAGACGTCTCATTCCGTTGGGAGGAGAGCTCGCTACATTGTCAAAAACCCACAAACGTACCTCAATTACAA GGTTTGCCTGGCTGAAGTCTACCAAGACAAAGCCCTCATCGATGACTTCATGAGCAGGAAGAGGAACTACCAAGACCCCAAG GTTTGTGCAGAAGAGTTTAAGGACTTTGTGGAGAGGATTAAGGAAAAGTTCAGCTCCACACTAGGAACTCCCAGGCCTCTGATTCCGGACACACTGGAGGAGCTTTTCCTCAG GTTCCGCGTTCTGGCCATTGGAAACGAAACCAGCCAAAGCAAGAAGGAGGACGTGCTCAACAG CATCGCTGACATCCACTTCCTGGTGCTGCAGAATCTGATCCAGAGCACCTTGGCCCTCTCAGACAGCCAGATGAAGTCCTGCCAGTCCTTCCAG ACCTTCCGTCTCTACCGGGAGTATCAGGACGACATCCTTGTGAAGGCTTTCTTGGACTGTCAGAGGAAAAGCTTGGTGAACCGCCGCCGGGTCAaccactgccttggccccaagAAGTACCGGGCCCTGCCCTTTGTGCCCATGTCCTATCAGCTCTCTCAGAGCTATTACCG gCTGTTCACGTGGCGTTTTCCCAGCACGCTCTGCAGCGAATCGTACCAGTTTCTTCTGAAGCTCAAGGAGGCTGGGAAGCAGGACCAGGCGACCAGCTTTTCTTTCCGAGACCAAGACTACTCTCCTGCCTCGGACATGGTGACGTTTCCCTTGGATGGGCCCGGTGGCTACTGCTCAGCTATCCTGGCCCTCTTCTCCCTTGGCATGGTTTCTGTGGACGTGACGATCCCAGAGCAGATTGTGGTAGTGGACAGCACCTTGGTGGAGAACGAAGTCAccaaaag CCTGGGGAAGGAaggtctggaggaggaggaagaggacgaCGATGACCTTGAGGACAATGGAACAGATAAGCGCCGGATAGAGGTGAAGGCCCGCCAGGCTTCACACACCAACTACTTGCTGATGAGAGGCTATTACGCACCAGGCATCGTCAGCACACGCAACCTGAGTCCCACAGACAACATTGTTGTCAATTCCTGTCAAGTGAGggtgaagctgagagagacccctacCCCGGAAGGCCTCCGGACTCAAG AACCACTCGATCTGGAGAGCCTGCCAGTTGGAGCTTCCTGCCTCCCCAGCTCCTTCACCAGACGTCTCAGTGTACACGAAGAAGATCACCACACAGGCCAGCTTCTCCTGCAGTCCCTAGAGCGTTACTGTAccagccctggagatgctgccgctgTCCTTGAAATCCACAGTGCCATTGAGGCAGCTTCCCACTTTGGGGTGGACAAGGTTGAACTTGCCAGACAGTTCCAGAATTACGAAGAGCCTGGTGCGAAGTACACCCAAGGACTGCAGCGGTACCTTCAG GACCTTCTTGATTTGGAGCAGGTGTTGGAAGTAGGAGGCCACAGCCCCCGGCTGGTGGCAAGGAGGTTTGCCAACCcatggctactgcattctgtgtGTCACAGGGAGGAGGTCAGCGGAAGTATGAAAGACAAAGGCACTGCTGAGCTAGAGGAGCTGGAGCCCAAGGAACCCCCCACCTCACCTGCTTTAGCAGAGGAAGAACCAGCAAGAAAAAGGcaaaagagggaggaagggagtccGGCTACAAATACTGTTCCCCAGAGCCTGCCAGTGAAGGGAGCTGGCAGCCAAGTTCTGGAGGCTGGTGGAACAGGAATGAAATCCTGTACAAAAGCTGGGTTCCACACAAAGTGTTGcggtggggaaagagaagggaagccATGCCTTCTTCCCGTGGCACAGGAAGGAAACGCTGCACAAGAGCTGGGCTCCACACGAGAATGTGCTGCAGACTCTGTGGCGGAAGAGGAGGGAAGCCATACCTCTGGGGAAGAGGCAGCTGTGCTGAGCTGCCAGGAAGGACTGGACAGTGGAGCTCCTGTCAAGGAGCCATGCCGGGAGGACTTGCTACTGGAGGAAGGCCCTGGCAGCAACACTG AATGTTCCACTGGGAAAATATTGCAGCCTGATCAAGACAG AGCCAGCGCAAACATTTGCTTTGTTGGGCGGCCATGGCGGATCGTGGATGGCAGTCTGAACAAGCCAGTCTGCAAGGGCATCATGGAGGGGGTGCTCTGCCACATCATGACCAAGCCTGGCATAACAGAAGCAGCTCTGTATCATCATTACACTGGCGTCCTCCAGCCGGTAGCTCTCCTGGAGATACTGCAG GGCCTCGAAGCTCTGGGCTGCATCAAGAGATACTACTTGAAGAAGCAGAGTCCAACGTCTCTCTTCTCACCGCCTGTCCTTGAGGAGGAAATAAGCAGCCCCAAGCTGAGTGACACCCCAACAGTATTCTATGAGCCAACCCTTGACTGCGCCCTGAAGATGAGCAGAGTCTTTCCCTATGAACTGAACTGGAACAAGTGGGTGCAAATGGCTCCCTTGTGA